A genome region from Crossiella equi includes the following:
- a CDS encoding glycosyl hydrolase family 28-related protein, with translation MTIERRTFLAGGAAAAAWTLASGAGSAQAATEVAAETGVGRAPRAALWEEYARNPHNHPQIPDVSFAGYNTGERWPNRPVRANVLDFGAKRDGSADASAAINAAINDVGRRGGGAVLLPAGTYRIDNIVQVGWDNVVLRGEGSGRTTLYATRSLEEVVGINRSRYGSENSAWSWAGGLVWVCHRDRWKSLTDAIKAKKWPLEGWLGNEGEGIRTLTTVTQAAARGGFTLTVADGRAVHAGQRVLVQIDDDADYGLLRHMCGDGPGTKSYTWSDKDKLLSYRPFQWPVKIKSVQGNRVTLEQPLPVDARLAWKPRLTTFAPPITGAGVEGLTIRMVKTVRPKHLLDKGYNGLAFQCAWDCWADDVSVVDSDNGYLLVATKGVTLSRTSVDGRGQHHSYCCREQAHDNLVENFRIGKFTEPPTPGSGHHGINVEGLSCGNVWSKGRMDAGTFDTHRGLPFGNVRTEVTILNDGNHGGSANAGPLYGARFTHWNVTVTNGRAGCVKIDHVAPYSATVGISEVTEFGQIDKPDFTGPLNSRIESYGTPAVNPPNLHQAQRQLRRQRRR, from the coding sequence ATGACGATCGAACGCAGGACGTTCCTCGCCGGTGGGGCCGCAGCCGCGGCCTGGACGCTGGCCAGCGGGGCGGGTTCGGCGCAGGCCGCGACCGAGGTCGCAGCGGAGACCGGCGTGGGAAGGGCGCCGAGGGCCGCACTGTGGGAGGAGTATGCCCGCAACCCGCACAACCACCCGCAGATCCCGGACGTCTCCTTCGCCGGGTACAACACGGGTGAGCGCTGGCCGAACCGGCCGGTGCGGGCCAACGTGCTCGACTTCGGCGCCAAGCGCGACGGCTCGGCCGACGCCAGCGCCGCGATCAACGCCGCCATCAACGACGTCGGCCGCCGGGGAGGTGGCGCGGTCCTGCTGCCCGCGGGCACCTACCGGATCGACAACATCGTGCAGGTCGGCTGGGACAACGTCGTGCTGCGCGGCGAGGGCAGCGGGCGCACCACGCTGTACGCGACGCGCTCGCTGGAAGAGGTCGTCGGCATCAACCGCAGCCGCTACGGCAGCGAGAACTCGGCCTGGAGCTGGGCGGGCGGCCTGGTCTGGGTGTGCCACCGGGACCGGTGGAAGAGCCTGACCGACGCGATCAAGGCGAAGAAGTGGCCGCTGGAGGGCTGGCTGGGCAACGAGGGCGAGGGCATCCGCACCCTCACCACGGTCACCCAGGCCGCCGCGCGCGGCGGGTTCACCCTGACCGTCGCCGACGGCCGCGCGGTGCACGCCGGGCAGCGCGTGCTGGTGCAGATCGACGACGACGCCGACTACGGCCTGCTGCGCCACATGTGCGGCGACGGTCCGGGCACCAAGAGCTACACCTGGTCGGACAAGGACAAGCTGCTCTCCTACCGCCCGTTCCAGTGGCCGGTGAAGATCAAGTCGGTGCAGGGCAACCGGGTCACCCTGGAACAGCCCCTGCCGGTGGACGCGCGCCTGGCCTGGAAGCCGCGCCTGACCACCTTCGCCCCGCCCATCACCGGCGCGGGGGTGGAGGGCCTGACCATCCGCATGGTCAAGACCGTGCGGCCCAAGCACCTGCTGGACAAGGGCTACAACGGCCTGGCCTTCCAGTGCGCATGGGACTGCTGGGCCGACGACGTGTCCGTTGTGGACAGTGACAACGGCTACCTGCTGGTGGCCACCAAGGGCGTGACGCTGTCCCGTACCTCGGTGGACGGCCGCGGCCAGCACCACTCCTACTGCTGCCGCGAGCAGGCGCACGACAACCTGGTGGAGAACTTCCGCATCGGCAAGTTCACCGAGCCGCCGACCCCGGGCTCGGGCCACCACGGCATCAACGTCGAGGGCCTGTCCTGCGGCAACGTGTGGTCCAAGGGCAGGATGGACGCGGGCACCTTCGACACCCACCGCGGCCTGCCCTTCGGCAACGTGCGCACCGAGGTCACCATCCTCAACGACGGCAACCACGGCGGCAGCGCCAACGCGGGCCCCCTGTACGGCGCCCGGTTCACCCACTGGAACGTCACGGTCACCAACGGCCGGGCGGGCTGCGTCAAGATCGACCACGTGGCCCCGTACAGCGCGACGGTCGGCATCTCGGAGGTCACCGAGTTCGGCCAGATCGACAAACCGGACTTCACCGGGCCCCTGAACTCCCGCATCGAGTCCTACGGCACCCCCGCGGTGAACCCGCCGAACCTGCACCAGGCCCAGCGCCAGCTGCGCAGGCAGCGCCGCCGCTGA
- a CDS encoding FadR/GntR family transcriptional regulator: MTQRGLHGHLLDLLGLAITSGTIPGGRVLRIEELAAQHGVSRTVAREAVRVLEAMRLVRSRPKVGTTVRESTEWNVFDPQVVRWRLAGTGRATQLRQLSQVRAAVEPPAGWLAAREASEGQREELLTLAGELAERASAGDVDGFVEVDVAFHRLVLTASGNDMFAHLGDFTAEVLRGRNRLHLMPEVPDATATKRHLEAAMAIAESRSERAEKLLRQIVVGAAAEVEKLLGER, translated from the coding sequence ATGACCCAGCGCGGTCTGCACGGTCACCTGCTGGACCTGTTGGGCCTCGCCATCACCTCCGGCACGATCCCGGGCGGCCGGGTGCTGCGCATCGAGGAACTCGCCGCGCAGCACGGGGTTTCGCGCACGGTCGCGCGCGAGGCGGTGCGCGTGCTGGAGGCCATGCGGCTGGTGCGCAGCAGGCCCAAGGTCGGGACGACGGTGCGGGAGAGCACCGAGTGGAACGTGTTCGACCCGCAGGTGGTGCGCTGGCGGCTGGCCGGTACCGGACGGGCCACGCAGCTGCGGCAGCTGAGCCAGGTGCGCGCGGCGGTGGAGCCCCCGGCGGGCTGGCTGGCGGCGCGCGAGGCCAGCGAGGGCCAGCGCGAGGAGCTGCTCACCCTGGCCGGGGAGCTGGCCGAGCGGGCGAGCGCCGGCGACGTGGACGGCTTCGTGGAGGTCGACGTGGCCTTCCACCGGCTGGTTCTCACCGCTTCGGGTAATGACATGTTCGCTCACCTGGGTGACTTCACCGCAGAGGTGCTGCGCGGGCGCAACCGGTTGCACCTGATGCCGGAGGTCCCGGACGCGACGGCGACCAAGCGGCACCTCGAGGCGGCCATGGCGATCGCGGAGAGCCGGTCCGAACGCGCCGAGAAGCTGCTGCGGCAGATCGTGGTGGGCGCGGCGGCCGAGGTGGAGAAGCTGTTGGGCGAGCGGTGA
- the eda gene encoding bifunctional 4-hydroxy-2-oxoglutarate aldolase/2-dehydro-3-deoxy-phosphogluconate aldolase, with protein sequence MYRWEILAALAEQKVFGIVRADSREAALATAEAMIDAGLRTLEIALTTPGGLSVIEELAGREGITLGAGTVLDETSARLATLAGAEFLVSPSLHPEVVRTAHRYGAAALPGVASPTEIVTALEHGADAVKLFPARGFGPRWLADVRAALPQAPVLPTGGVALEDVPAWVEAGAVACGIGSALTEGGPARAAQRVRTLVTSLG encoded by the coding sequence TTGTACCGATGGGAAATCCTGGCCGCGCTCGCCGAGCAGAAGGTGTTCGGCATCGTGCGCGCGGACTCGCGGGAGGCGGCACTGGCCACCGCCGAGGCGATGATCGACGCCGGGCTGCGCACGCTGGAGATCGCGCTCACCACACCGGGCGGGCTGTCGGTGATCGAGGAGCTGGCCGGGCGCGAGGGCATCACCCTCGGCGCGGGCACCGTGCTGGACGAGACCTCGGCACGGCTGGCCACGTTGGCGGGCGCGGAGTTCCTGGTCTCGCCGAGCCTGCACCCCGAGGTCGTCCGCACCGCGCACCGATACGGCGCGGCCGCGCTGCCCGGTGTGGCCAGCCCGACCGAGATCGTCACCGCGCTGGAGCACGGCGCGGACGCGGTGAAGCTGTTCCCCGCCCGGGGTTTCGGGCCGCGCTGGCTGGCCGACGTGCGTGCCGCGCTGCCGCAGGCGCCGGTGCTGCCCACCGGCGGCGTCGCGCTGGAGGACGTGCCCGCGTGGGTGGAGGCGGGCGCGGTGGCGTGCGGGATCGGCTCTGCCCTGACCGAGGGCGGCCCGGCAAGAGCAGCGCAACGAGTTCGAACTCTGGTCACAAGCTTGGGCTGA
- a CDS encoding IlvD/Edd family dehydratase, which translates to MALRSHTWFGGTGKNGFIARHSLRGLGYGGQHFDGRPVVGICNTFSELTPCNAHLRLLAEAVKRGVHQAGGFPLEFPAMSLGEPLMRPSTMLYRNLAAMEIEEQIRANPVDAVVLLTGCDKTTPAALMGAASAGVPAIVLTGGPMLNGNYRGREVGSGTDIWRMTEELRAGTITEAEFTEFETCLNRSVGHCMTMGTASTMACVTEALGMQLPGASGLPAVDARRGTLAEQTGIRAVALATDGPTPAQVMTRAAFENAILVNAAIGGSTNAVLHLLAIAGRLGVPLDLEDFDRLGARLPLLVDLMPSGRFLMEQFAYAGGLPALVERIREHLNADVVTVTGRSLLDNCAGAVVHDDEVIRPLANPVQPAGSGTAVLRGNLAPRGAVVKQSAAEPRLLSHTGPALVFDSVEDYHAVIDDPDLPVTADTVLVVRNTGPVGYPGMPEVGNLALPRKLLDAGIRDLVRISDARMSGTAFGACVLHVAPEAAVGGPLALVRTGDLITVDTPGRRLHLHVDDEELATRRAAWQPPPSTDRGWVRLYREHVQQADRGVDLDFLVGATDSTPPRAAF; encoded by the coding sequence ATGGCACTCCGCAGCCACACCTGGTTCGGCGGCACCGGCAAGAACGGGTTCATCGCGCGGCACAGCCTGCGCGGGCTCGGCTACGGCGGGCAGCACTTCGACGGGCGCCCGGTGGTCGGCATCTGCAACACCTTCTCCGAGCTCACCCCGTGCAACGCACACCTGCGCCTGCTGGCCGAGGCGGTCAAGCGCGGTGTCCACCAGGCAGGCGGTTTCCCGCTGGAGTTCCCGGCCATGAGCCTGGGCGAACCGCTGATGCGCCCCAGCACCATGCTCTACCGCAACCTGGCCGCGATGGAGATCGAGGAGCAGATCCGCGCCAACCCGGTGGACGCGGTGGTGCTGCTCACCGGCTGCGACAAAACCACGCCAGCGGCGCTGATGGGCGCGGCCAGTGCCGGGGTGCCCGCGATCGTGCTCACCGGCGGCCCCATGCTCAACGGCAACTACCGCGGCCGCGAGGTCGGCTCCGGCACCGACATCTGGCGCATGACCGAGGAACTGCGCGCGGGCACGATCACCGAGGCCGAGTTCACCGAGTTCGAGACCTGCCTGAACCGCTCGGTCGGGCACTGCATGACCATGGGCACGGCCTCCACCATGGCCTGCGTGACCGAGGCGCTGGGCATGCAGCTGCCCGGCGCGTCCGGCCTGCCCGCGGTGGACGCGCGGCGCGGCACGCTGGCCGAGCAGACCGGCATCCGCGCGGTCGCGCTGGCCACCGACGGGCCCACGCCCGCGCAGGTGATGACGCGGGCGGCGTTCGAGAACGCGATCCTGGTCAACGCGGCCATCGGTGGCTCCACCAACGCCGTCCTGCACCTCCTCGCCATCGCAGGGCGACTGGGGGTGCCACTGGACCTGGAGGACTTCGACCGCCTCGGCGCGCGGCTGCCGCTGCTGGTCGATCTCATGCCGTCGGGCCGGTTCCTGATGGAGCAGTTCGCCTACGCGGGTGGGCTGCCCGCGCTGGTCGAGCGGATCCGCGAACACCTCAACGCCGACGTGGTCACCGTGACCGGGCGAAGCCTGCTGGACAACTGCGCGGGCGCGGTGGTGCACGACGACGAGGTGATCCGGCCGCTGGCCAACCCGGTGCAGCCCGCGGGCAGCGGGACCGCCGTGCTGCGCGGCAACCTGGCGCCGCGGGGTGCGGTGGTGAAGCAGTCCGCGGCCGAGCCGAGGCTGTTGTCGCACACCGGTCCCGCGCTGGTCTTCGACTCGGTCGAGGACTACCACGCGGTCATCGACGACCCGGACCTGCCGGTCACCGCGGACACCGTGCTGGTGGTGCGGAACACCGGGCCGGTCGGGTACCCGGGCATGCCCGAGGTGGGCAACCTCGCGCTGCCGCGCAAGCTTCTGGACGCCGGAATCCGTGACCTGGTGCGGATTTCCGACGCCCGGATGAGCGGCACCGCCTTCGGCGCGTGCGTGCTGCACGTGGCCCCGGAGGCCGCCGTGGGCGGACCGCTGGCGCTGGTGCGCACCGGCGACCTGATCACCGTGGACACGCCCGGCCGACGGCTGCACCTGCACGTCGACGACGAGGAGCTGGCGACGCGGCGAGCCGCCTGGCAGCCGCCGCCGAGCACCGACCGGGGCTGGGTGCGGCTCTACCGCGAGCACGTGCAGCAGGCCGACCGGGGTGTGGACCTGGACTTCCTCGTCGGTGCCACCGACTCCACCCCGCCGCGCGCGGCCTTCTGA
- a CDS encoding sterol carrier family protein, producing the protein MPLRRAVDPHELRAAVAEVLPWLDGGDTPDRAALAAAVRLSLRTLEGLAPGRSVELRVPPFAAVQCVAGPRHTRGTPPNVVETDPRTWLELALGRREWAAALDSGDLTASGNRAEEIAAWLPLVRV; encoded by the coding sequence GTGCCCCTACGCCGAGCGGTTGACCCGCACGAACTGCGCGCCGCGGTGGCCGAGGTCCTGCCCTGGCTGGACGGCGGCGACACCCCGGACCGCGCGGCCCTGGCCGCCGCCGTGCGCCTGAGCCTGCGCACCCTGGAGGGCCTGGCGCCGGGGCGCAGCGTGGAGCTGCGGGTGCCGCCGTTCGCCGCCGTTCAGTGCGTGGCCGGACCGCGGCACACCCGGGGCACTCCGCCGAACGTGGTCGAGACGGACCCGCGCACCTGGCTGGAGCTCGCGCTCGGACGGCGGGAGTGGGCGGCCGCGCTGGACTCGGGGGACCTGACGGCCTCGGGCAACCGGGCGGAGGAGATCGCCGCCTGGTTGCCCCTGGTGCGGGTCTGA
- a CDS encoding mycothiol transferase: MYAPAQHDEVTGLVNYLDEQLTAIRSAAFGLTEEQARERPCRSALSVGGIIKHAVYVLRGALERLRGEVTGQPMDAAAYAEFNDSFAVREDETVAGTIADFDRLRAELLAAVAATDPAAAAMAPPAPWHGIYDARPINARYFLVHLIEECARHAGHADIIREQLDGVAVPSLVLTLAGASANDFFQPYQPVPGTLLA; the protein is encoded by the coding sequence ATGTACGCACCCGCCCAGCACGACGAGGTCACCGGCCTGGTCAACTACCTCGACGAGCAGCTCACGGCCATCCGGTCCGCAGCGTTCGGCCTGACCGAGGAGCAGGCGCGCGAGAGGCCGTGCCGGAGCGCGCTGTCGGTCGGGGGCATCATCAAGCACGCCGTCTACGTCCTGCGCGGAGCGCTGGAGCGGCTGCGCGGCGAGGTCACCGGGCAGCCGATGGACGCGGCGGCGTACGCCGAGTTCAACGACAGCTTCGCCGTGCGCGAGGACGAGACGGTGGCCGGGACCATCGCGGACTTCGACCGGCTGCGGGCCGAGCTGCTGGCCGCGGTCGCCGCGACCGACCCGGCCGCGGCCGCCATGGCGCCTCCCGCACCGTGGCACGGGATCTACGACGCCCGGCCGATCAACGCCCGCTACTTCCTGGTGCACCTGATCGAGGAGTGCGCCCGGCACGCGGGGCACGCCGACATCATCCGCGAGCAGCTCGACGGGGTGGCGGTGCCGAGCCTGGTGCTCACCCTGGCCGGGGCGAGCGCGAACGACTTCTTCCAGCCGTACCAACCGGTTCCGGGCACCCTGCTGGCCTGA
- a CDS encoding alpha/beta hydrolase yields MSLDPETLFRRMTCGDPVRLAEAADPLTGAVSAVDRAGESARLGRRATGSWSGAAEAAFGERAGLSVTAVATSAGRLRSAAAVVQAAVRAQRTMRAGAERAIAVWRGRPAGTNPPELAEAVVRALETVRAPYSEVLRSLASALDHLEPGFHAVAGTSAEWQALPGQGIVLPPPGSDPRQVAAWWAGLSTVERERLLLTHYEALGRLRGLPAPVLDAANRRRLTEDAARFRGEVATANRGIADRARELGLDPNDPEALRDANDPALSRLLDDRAEAHRRLTNATLAADRLAEAERLAGERGVDEVLVLAWEPDGPRGQGGMAVAFGNPDRAPNLAVCVPGTGSGLAGFSLAQAANLRAEMGEPNAAVQWLGYDAPDAILNPQVASPDQAVAGAAALVADVDGYRAAAGHRQHVTVIGHSYGSTVVGHAGLAGLAADDVAFVGSPGVGAAHADELSPARVWAGMTEHDPVVRATDDSWFTADGSNHGPYDAEFGARGFGADDGSGTGHAHSAYYDQGSESLRNLANIATGHPEQVTAATDHLGNELAEAGADLRDGGGRVISSALDGDWDAAREAAADTGRELLNDAADLAVSGAGRAVEAGRDLVEGALGGLGRLF; encoded by the coding sequence ATGAGCCTCGATCCCGAAACCCTGTTCCGCCGCATGACCTGCGGCGACCCCGTCCGCTTGGCCGAGGCCGCCGACCCGCTCACCGGGGCGGTGAGCGCGGTGGACCGGGCCGGGGAGTCCGCGCGGCTGGGCAGGCGGGCCACCGGGTCCTGGTCGGGCGCGGCGGAGGCGGCGTTCGGCGAGCGGGCCGGGCTGAGCGTGACCGCCGTGGCCACCTCGGCCGGAAGGCTGCGGTCGGCGGCGGCCGTGGTGCAGGCGGCCGTGCGGGCGCAGCGGACCATGCGCGCCGGTGCCGAGCGGGCGATCGCGGTGTGGCGCGGCAGGCCCGCCGGGACGAACCCGCCGGAGCTGGCCGAGGCGGTGGTGCGGGCGCTGGAGACCGTGCGCGCGCCGTACAGCGAGGTCCTGCGCTCGCTCGCCAGTGCGCTGGACCACCTCGAACCGGGCTTCCACGCGGTGGCCGGGACTTCGGCGGAGTGGCAGGCGTTGCCGGGCCAGGGGATCGTGCTGCCGCCGCCGGGCAGCGACCCGAGGCAGGTGGCCGCCTGGTGGGCCGGACTGTCCACAGTGGAACGCGAGCGGCTGCTGCTGACGCACTACGAGGCGCTGGGCCGGTTGCGCGGTCTGCCCGCCCCGGTGCTGGACGCGGCCAACCGCCGCCGCCTCACCGAGGACGCGGCGCGGTTCCGGGGCGAGGTGGCCACCGCGAACCGCGGGATCGCCGACCGGGCGCGGGAACTGGGCCTGGACCCGAACGACCCGGAGGCCCTGCGCGATGCCAACGACCCGGCGCTGTCCCGGCTGCTGGACGACCGTGCGGAGGCCCACCGCCGCCTGACCAACGCCACCCTGGCCGCCGACCGCCTGGCCGAGGCCGAACGCCTGGCGGGCGAACGCGGTGTCGACGAGGTGCTGGTCCTGGCCTGGGAGCCGGATGGACCGCGCGGCCAGGGCGGTATGGCGGTGGCCTTCGGCAACCCGGACCGGGCGCCGAACCTGGCGGTCTGCGTACCGGGCACCGGGTCCGGGCTGGCCGGGTTCAGCCTGGCGCAGGCGGCGAACCTGCGGGCGGAGATGGGCGAGCCGAACGCGGCCGTGCAGTGGCTGGGCTACGACGCCCCGGACGCGATCCTCAACCCCCAGGTGGCCAGCCCGGACCAGGCCGTGGCGGGGGCGGCGGCGCTGGTCGCGGACGTGGACGGCTACCGCGCGGCGGCCGGGCACCGCCAGCACGTGACGGTGATCGGGCACAGCTACGGCAGCACGGTGGTGGGCCACGCGGGCCTGGCCGGGCTGGCCGCGGACGACGTGGCCTTCGTGGGCTCCCCGGGTGTGGGCGCGGCGCACGCCGACGAGCTGTCCCCGGCCCGGGTCTGGGCGGGCATGACCGAGCACGACCCGGTCGTGCGGGCCACCGACGACAGCTGGTTCACCGCCGACGGCAGCAACCACGGGCCCTACGACGCGGAGTTCGGCGCCCGCGGCTTCGGCGCGGACGACGGCTCGGGCACCGGGCACGCGCACTCGGCCTACTACGACCAGGGCTCGGAGTCCTTGCGCAACCTGGCCAACATCGCCACCGGCCACCCGGAACAGGTCACCGCGGCCACCGACCACCTGGGCAACGAGCTGGCCGAGGCCGGGGCGGACCTGCGGGACGGCGGCGGCCGGGTGATCTCCTCGGCGCTGGACGGGGACTGGGACGCGGCGCGCGAGGCGGCGGCCGACACCGGCCGGGAGCTGCTCAACGACGCGGCGGACCTGGCGGTGTCCGGGGCCGGGCGGGCGGTGGAAGCGGGGCGGGATCTGGTCGAGGGTGCGCTCGGCGGGTTGGGGAGGCTGTTCTGA
- a CDS encoding maleylpyruvate isomerase N-terminal domain-containing protein — protein MAGPQDTPWWLAAAEEQAAAFRAAVAGADPGLPVPSCPGWRVRELVLHTARFLQVVGGQLRAGGTSPARPLPMPEAPDPLAWFDEELDACLRLLAACPANRPLWTFSPAAPSLAWFWHRRVAHELSLRRWDAQATRRTLVPTDRALAVDGVDEVLGTLLAARHTAESGPEAAGPVLVSCTDGPERWLVWLQPGEAPEVVRDPAETPSARAATSGTAAALYHGLWRRGPLPGAEGDEVLLAGVCTH, from the coding sequence ATGGCTGGACCGCAGGACACGCCCTGGTGGCTGGCGGCTGCCGAGGAGCAGGCCGCGGCCTTCCGCGCGGCCGTGGCCGGGGCCGACCCCGGGCTGCCGGTGCCCTCCTGCCCCGGCTGGCGGGTGCGCGAGCTGGTGCTGCACACCGCGCGCTTCCTCCAGGTGGTCGGCGGCCAGCTGCGTGCCGGTGGCACCAGCCCGGCCCGGCCGTTGCCCATGCCGGAGGCGCCTGACCCGCTCGCCTGGTTCGACGAGGAGCTGGACGCGTGCCTGCGGCTGCTGGCCGCCTGCCCGGCCAACCGTCCACTGTGGACTTTCTCGCCCGCCGCGCCGAGCCTGGCCTGGTTCTGGCACCGCCGGGTGGCGCACGAGCTGAGCCTGCGCCGCTGGGACGCCCAGGCCACCCGCCGCACGCTCGTACCGACCGACCGCGCCCTGGCCGTGGACGGCGTGGACGAGGTGCTCGGCACCCTGCTGGCCGCCCGGCACACCGCCGAGTCCGGGCCGGAGGCCGCCGGTCCGGTGCTGGTCTCCTGCACCGACGGCCCGGAGCGCTGGCTGGTCTGGCTGCAACCCGGCGAGGCGCCGGAGGTGGTGCGCGACCCGGCCGAGACCCCCAGCGCCCGCGCCGCCACCTCGGGCACCGCCGCCGCGCTCTACCACGGCCTGTGGCGCCGGGGCCCGCTGCCGGGAGCCGAGGGCGACGAGGTCCTCCTGGCCGGTGTCTGCACTCATTGA
- a CDS encoding MFS transporter, which translates to MADTALPSTSAQRPTFARLAVASGVGSSLEFYDFLIYGTASALVFGQLFFPKSEPWTATLLAFSTFAVGFLMRPIGSVIFGHFGDRLGRRRMLVISLSLMGVSTALMGLLPVYAAIGVGAPILLLSLRVLHGLSVGGETAGATLLATEHAPPGRRGLYGSLVTIGSPLGSFLANGAFALVLLLPEEDLYSWGWRVPFLAGILVVLVGLYARRNISETPEFAKLAQANRTERAPIKTVLRQHKRLVLLTAGVNLGFNAFIFIVVAFLLSYGSQAVGISRSTLLYGSMAGSIAQAVGVVFFCHLTDRIGRKPVLISGAVFCTLWGFPLFALVDTGSGALAVVAIIVAYAGSAAIFGPMLAYFSELFGPELRYTGVGIGYQIGAVLGGGLSPLIANTLVTAAGGSSWLVAVYMSVAGLITLGCLLPLPETVGR; encoded by the coding sequence ATGGCGGACACAGCCCTCCCCAGCACCAGCGCGCAGCGGCCCACCTTCGCCCGGCTGGCCGTGGCGAGCGGTGTCGGAAGCTCTCTGGAGTTCTATGACTTCCTGATCTACGGCACCGCGTCCGCGCTGGTCTTCGGCCAGTTGTTCTTCCCGAAGAGCGAACCGTGGACGGCCACGCTGCTGGCCTTCTCCACCTTCGCGGTCGGTTTCCTGATGCGCCCCATCGGCTCGGTCATCTTCGGCCACTTCGGCGACCGGCTCGGCCGCCGCCGCATGCTGGTGATCAGCCTGTCCCTGATGGGGGTGTCCACCGCGCTGATGGGCCTGCTGCCCGTCTACGCCGCCATCGGGGTCGGCGCGCCGATCCTGCTGCTCTCGCTGCGGGTGCTGCACGGCCTGTCCGTCGGCGGGGAGACCGCGGGCGCCACCCTGCTGGCCACCGAGCACGCCCCGCCCGGGCGGCGCGGCCTGTACGGCAGCCTGGTCACCATCGGCTCGCCGCTGGGCTCGTTCCTGGCCAACGGCGCCTTCGCGCTCGTGCTGCTGCTGCCCGAGGAGGACCTCTACTCCTGGGGCTGGCGCGTCCCGTTCCTCGCGGGCATCCTCGTCGTGCTCGTCGGCCTGTACGCGCGCCGCAACATCAGCGAGACGCCGGAGTTCGCGAAGCTCGCGCAGGCCAACCGCACCGAGCGCGCGCCGATCAAAACCGTGCTGCGCCAGCACAAACGCCTCGTGCTGCTCACCGCCGGGGTGAACCTCGGCTTCAACGCGTTCATCTTCATCGTGGTGGCCTTCCTGCTCTCCTACGGCAGCCAGGCCGTCGGCATCTCCCGCTCCACGCTGCTCTACGGCTCGATGGCGGGCAGCATCGCGCAGGCCGTCGGCGTGGTGTTCTTCTGCCACCTCACCGACCGGATCGGCCGCAAGCCGGTGCTCATCTCCGGCGCCGTGTTCTGCACGCTCTGGGGCTTCCCGCTGTTCGCACTGGTCGACACCGGCAGCGGCGCGCTCGCGGTGGTGGCGATCATCGTGGCCTACGCGGGCTCGGCGGCGATCTTCGGACCGATGCTGGCCTACTTCTCCGAGCTGTTCGGCCCGGAACTGCGCTACACCGGTGTGGGCATCGGCTACCAGATCGGCGCGGTGCTCGGCGGCGGCCTGTCCCCGCTCATCGCCAACACCCTGGTGACCGCGGCGGGCGGCTCGTCCTGGCTGGTCGCGGTGTACATGTCGGTGGCCGGGCTGATCACGCTCGGCTGTCTGCTGCCGTTGCCGGAAACCGTCGGACGGTAA
- a CDS encoding VanZ family protein, which yields MRVLEAFSGRLDRDLNLAERIFNRPEVLAYAVGAGLVLAVVGLVVGRLLGWRPFSTALSLGSLGGVLAVTLVRVGRSGGEAVSLGEAWASCIPNEFSLAGSWQRLNFVLLMPFAFFAARALRRFLPAALLSVGLAVGIELYQGMTGLGACETQDMINNGLGGVLAAGLGYALSGGRRGGGRLRNTTPPSSTGQQLTWSSTAR from the coding sequence GTGCGTGTGCTGGAGGCTTTCAGCGGTCGGCTGGACCGCGATCTGAACCTGGCCGAGCGGATCTTCAACCGGCCGGAGGTGCTCGCCTACGCGGTCGGCGCGGGGCTGGTGCTCGCGGTCGTCGGCCTGGTCGTCGGCAGGCTGCTCGGCTGGCGGCCGTTCAGCACGGCGCTGTCCCTGGGCTCGCTGGGCGGGGTGCTCGCGGTGACGCTGGTGCGCGTGGGGCGCTCCGGCGGAGAGGCGGTGTCGCTGGGCGAGGCCTGGGCGAGCTGCATCCCGAACGAGTTCTCCTTGGCCGGGTCTTGGCAGCGGCTGAACTTCGTGCTGCTGATGCCGTTCGCGTTCTTCGCCGCCCGCGCGCTGCGGCGGTTCCTGCCCGCGGCGCTGCTCAGCGTCGGGCTCGCGGTGGGCATCGAGCTGTACCAGGGCATGACCGGGCTCGGCGCGTGCGAGACCCAGGACATGATCAACAACGGCTTGGGCGGCGTGCTCGCGGCCGGGCTGGGGTACGCGCTGTCCGGGGGTCGGCGGGGTGGTGGCAGGCTCCGGAACACCACCCCGCCGAGCTCAACCGGTCAGCAGCTCACCTGGAGCTCGACCGCGCGCTGA